The following DNA comes from Vespa velutina chromosome 11, iVesVel2.1, whole genome shotgun sequence.
aagtaatagtatttaaaatatattcttcttaCCCCTGGAGCTCCAGGTTTCGTCCCAACCATGTGTTGACCGATAACCACTCTTGGTGCAACTTGCTTTCCTGCTTGCTGAGCTGCCACTGGTGTTCCAGGTCTCATTGCGTTAACATTGAGAATTTGCACATTGCTGGGTACTATAGTCGGTGTTACACCAGCTTTGCCTTGCAATGCCGTACTAACGACACTGCTAGCCACAGAAACAGGAACAGACATAGGGACGGAAACCATGCCACCGGGTGCTACACTAGTCTTTATCACTAAAGCAGTACCTGTTTGCTTATTTACTCCGGCTACTGCCTGATTACCGGTTTGACTGATAGTACCAACGTTTGAGACAGCGTTGGATGTTGTCTGTAGTACTGCTTGTGAGGTTATACCTAATGTACCATTAGCTAGTTGCCCAACAGTTTGTGTAGGAAAAGGAAGCTTGTTATTAGCCGTTGCTACTCCCGTTGTAGCAATAACTTGTCCGATCGTAGGATATATTATCTTAACAGGTTCTTGCCCTGGAGCAACTGCGTTCGAGGTGACCACATTTACTGGGAGTAAAGTACTCGTAGTGATCGATTTTGTAACTTCTTGAGTCAAAAGATTGTTCACAGGGGTGGCACCGCCACCGTTGGAAACCCCATGTTTCTGTGGTTGTACCGCCGCAGTAATGGTGCCCCCGTTGGAAATACCGCTGTTCACCTGGTGATTCTGTTGACTAGCAGTCGCAGAACTCGTTTGATGGCCAGAAACGGTTGGCGTTGATGTTACCAGCTGTGTTTCGAGGGAGCCTACTATCGCGTTCACTGCAGATTCATCAATGTCCGTACTCAGAGCTTCCTCCAGAAACTTAGCAGACGCCATTTTCTTCCAAGCTCCAACTGTAAACTGAACTGCGCATGCGTCTGTCGCAAATTCTTCCCATGGTGCATTGGCCCCCCCACCCTAACGTAGTTGAAAATTTTACACGACGTGTCCCCGTTCGTCGTCGGCTAAAAGCGCACGCTTTGTTCGTACACTAATCGTCATTATGAATAACGGTAATTGTGCTCGTACGGTTTTTAGTGTATTACTCGTGcgcgaattatttattaaatatttttccaatcttttttcttaataatatatctctaAGTCCGTTTtgtgttataattatcaatgtaCGGCGTGAAAATACGTCACCCGCCAAAATGGCCATTTTTTGCTTTCGTACACACACAAACTCCTTTGCTTTGTTTATTCGATAATACTTTCATATaccttgatatattttttattaacgttaataatagtaatttctATTCTATCATTATGAGTTTCTCTACTTTGCCGTAGttgaatttattcaaaaatatatatgtataattcatTCAGCAATCTATACGCAATTTATACACAATTTGATTttctataatgtatatatataatacaataaaatgtaatgtgtgtgtatgtatgcatgtgtgtttgtgtataattccatattattaaaataaaaaaattgtatattatagaaataaagaaaaataacagagCGAtacagtttatatatataaaaggtgatcataataataaatgttattttcataaatgaaTTATCATGTAACTGATgcaatgttatttaatattacatggTACACAAATTATGCTCATTTTGTTGAAATGCATatcatattcaaatattttcctttcttccttcatcaataattataattttttaaatctcataAGCATAAAGAAAACATGACGGgataaaattacatacataaacagaattaaatatataataatataagagaaaattactttaataaatctttatgtGTAACTATTATTCATACAATAATTTACATTGTAAATCttggtatattatatacaaatggaataagaaagaattctttaggtaaaataaaaagatatattctttgtaaaaaataacaatatgtaAATTTCAATATCTAAATCATAGACTTTTTAGAatgtttgaaattatattattatgagataagaaaaaaaaataattttttcatttcatataatttctaCTTGTACATAGATTATATTTCAGCAACAAAATACtcaaattgataataattattgtcagAATATAACCTTTGACATATGGATAATCTGTATTCTAAAATTAATTCCACATATCTTGTATGTAAGTTTATATTACTtgtaatgtattaataatcattatttttctatgtgattgttatttaattattattttatataatgttaattgacattaaaacaattattatttaacattaaaatagCGTTAACAacttcaaatatttatctatgatTGCGTATCACAGAAATATTTCAACCAATCATAGCAAAGAGTTTTTTGCAAGAAGTAAAGAATGTCCAATCAACGAGCAGTATATTTCTACCAATCACATCTTCGGTTCGTGAAAACAACGTTCTCATTGAGTCATACATTCTGTGATTATTATCCAATCATCTTTATCATACATAATACGTATTTTGTAATCAAATGAATCTGTTTCCTAAAGGGAAAGAACCTTATTTTTAGGCGAATATCATTAgcatcaattaattttaacttAATTAGGTCATTGTAGCTAAATCTTTTAAGCTTTTATTTCCTGCATATACGTACGACAAATAATCTAATCTATCAtcgatatatttgatttttaccaatgataagtaaaaaagtatataaacgTTAAGAATTTCCGCTATactaaaaaacaaatttattaaatcattgaaaatatcaaaaaggaaaaatgaagcCTACAATTGTtcgtattcatttattattcattgtcTTTTTGACAATCTTTGTATATTCAACAGGtaagtaattttctttactatttttttatgGTGCAGTAAAGTACATTTTTCTGAACTATCatatcgatttaaattaatgaGCATCGAACTTTATCTCGTGATCACATAAAAACGCGCccacacacatgtatacatatatacgtatgcaaACTTATAGAATCAAATATTGAAACAGTAAATAaccatatataaaatgataaaaaatggagaaagaaaatgattgtgcgcaataaatataattttttatcattaaatgaaAGCAAGCatcaattgattttaaatatatatatatatatatatatatatatatatatacatacatatatacacacacatacatagatacaataGATCATCAAAAAATCGTGATGTCATAAAAATTGCCTATTCGTCACTGACGTAATTCATTCCGCCAGATTGGGAACAGAGTACaattgaaaggagaaaaaaagtagaagaaagaaaaataaatgttcttATTATCATGATGTTGTATTTTCGAACGACAATTTGTAAACAACGAGATCGAAGCTgcaatgaaaatataagaagacAGAACTTGTTTAGATGAATTTTGTTTCGAAAAATGATCATCGAAGTCCATCGTATAGTGTCGCTAGTAGCACATAATGGCGGCCGGTAGATGAAACCATATGGCTTTGTCATTCggaaataatcgtaaaattttacgaatctAGTTGCGTATAAGTGGAATACGTAATGTCATGACATCGTGTGACATAGTGTtaacaatatataacaaaattttggTGCAatcggttcttttttttttttctgagaaAATACAATCTCATGCGAACGTTCTTCATCTGAAAACTTAAATTAACCCGCGCAATcaagattgaaaaaagaagaaacataaaatagaagagaaaagaagaaaaaagataaaaatactaGTGATAAGGAAAGAACAATTTTTCAGAATTCTCTTCATAACAATCTATAaccaatatctttttctttctctctctcttctctttctctttttcttcgttgtctCTCGACTCGATTCGACATTCTCAAGTTTGACCTTCGCGAAAAATCGTGGCATCATCAACAAAGACAGACAGTATTGAAAGATCATTCTAATGAAACGAATGTCTCAGTTTTTGTGTGTTAACTCTTTCGAAAGGGAAATCGTTTAGTGAAACTGTTAGTATCGTCAAGATTATAACAAGTGTTAGTTTCATGCGTTTACGTTTTACGACGCCATCATTAAAAATCGTTGGAAGtggggaaaagaagaaaaaatcaagaGGGAAAAGTTATTAACAACGATTAACACAACGccgtttattttatctatcagGAGTGGCCACGCTCGATGTGAATGATGATTTGTACAAGGTAATAATTGATTGAATTTAATCATCCTAATCCGATACCATATTTTCGAAAGATGTTCCGTGACAGattctgtttatttttctttaaaaaaaaaaagaaaaaagaaaaaaaagagtaatcgaaaattcgatattattcttGTAATATAGTGagtatattgtaataaaaaagagagtgggatgtatatatatacatatacatatatatatatatatatatatatatatatatatatatatagagagagagagagagagagagagagagagaaaaagagagagaaagaaatatcaagtttcatgttaatttcaaattgaCGTGAATCACCATACAATTAGTTCCTATTAATGAAGCATATTTAATGAGTAATTAGATTTATTAGTAAAATACGGAAaactctctcttcttatttacTGCAATAACACATCGacgaaatattacaaatttctttaaaaatttctaacgatATAAATCACCtttgcaaaattaatatttacgataaatatatcgtactattatagaaattttcataattgaGTATATCCCTTTTTGCAATGGCATTATCCTACATTGAATTTGTgattaaaagagaagagaaaggtgAGATAGAAGGAGAGGGGAAACTATCGAGATCATGCAGTTCTAGATTAAAACTATAGTTACGTACATTATAACACTTGCATACTTTTCTAATACACACATttacctctttttctctctctctctctctctctctctcacactctcactcactcattcactttcttttttacaacgaAGCATCAGCAATCTTAACAAAAATCTTTGTACAGAAAACGGGTATGGTGACACTGATACAGCACCAACAAACAGGagacaataatttatatcaaaaagaaCAAGATCATCGTATAATCAGTGTATCGTCTCAACTCGAATCGTCACGTGAGTCGCCCAATTGTCGCGTTAAATTCGATCAATTAAAATCGACTaaggacaataataatactgtGATCACAACACCGGTAACCAATTGCAATGGTAATATCGGCGATACCTCTACGCAGTGCAGTGACAtagattataagaataatgttGTTATTTGTTGTGAAAATAATGCggacaatgaagaaaaagaagagaaggaggaggaggtggaggaggaagaggaggaggaagacgaTGATGATACCGATTTAGAAGAAGGTGAAGAAGGATGGGAGACCGATTTACCGGTATCCACTATTGTGCAACATCATCAACAACAGGTGGCAGTACCAAACGGTAACATAATCTTACCGAATGCTGATCCATCGACTTTTGGTGATATATGCGTGAAAAATTCAACGAACGTTCATCTTGGTAACAAGACCTTTTACAAAGGACCAGTTACGATAAAGCAATTCGTTTATACGAATCCAACTTCGGTGCAGGGCCAAGAAACAACGACCGAATATGATGGGGCACGTGCATCAGACGCTAATGCTTCCGATTTATCATCGAGCAAAACGGATCATGGTCTAAACAGGCCGATTTTATCACAAAAGAACGATTACGATAGAGGTGAttgttttatgataatatttgataaatatattaataataatggcgtttgttttcttatctattttaCATTCATTCATATTACGGGCATGCCAAAATTTGATGTATGATATTATAGGATGTGTCTATGTGATTATTCCGcaacaaaatatatgataattgaAGACAAAATggagaatttttcttataatactACTGACGTAttcgacgagagagaaaagctgttccatttaattatttgttatcgtCATATTAGCTCTCTTaatcatttacatatatatgtatatatatatatatatatatatatatatatatatatattaagtatcgAGATAATCATGATTATGACGTAGATATCATCATCTTCAATATAAATTAGGCTTCTATTTGTAACGATTCGGTTTTTCGAAGTTTACGAACTTAAACATTACGCACGTGTGTTTATTCGGAATAAATTGAATATCAAAAATGATGAAAGATATGATACCAAGGTGATACGAAGGGTACAGATGTGCATGATTTTTACAGTAAATAGGATACTTGTTATCCTTCTCATCATTctaattaagaattatttaattcatttatatcgtcaaaattttattttttaacggtATAAAGAGACAGCttcaataagaatatttattaagtgCAATTTAATctagggttttttttttccaaagaaaaCGTTATCTTTTTAACGccacgataaaatatttcagtgATAAAGGCCGTGAAAAAAACAATCCGATCAGTTATTTCTAAgctatttatatcatttttttaagtattaaaaagaGTTAATGGATTAATTGAAATGgattaaagttaaaatcgtgACACAGATTCAAACTCcacagaaaatataataataataaacatgtgATAATTCCAATAAGTACGTAAATGGTAATATACAATCAAATttgttatcgattttattcattgAATGGGTCTTAAGTATTATCTCGATCTAATTTCCGGTAGACAAATACTATGTAACACGgttctttatataaaaatttatatgacagaagatattttttataacgtaACTTTAGAACGCGTTCGAAAAGTGAAAACGTTTTACTAACGAATAACGTATATaagtgtattttatatttttattcgatttattaatagattaaatttttcttttgtctccgTCATGTTTGATTTCTTTGACTATTGTTCgtacaaatattattgtaaaaaatatagtgTGTATTGTTGCCCATGTGATTCTTGTATTTCTATAGAGATCGATCAACCAATCAAATCTATCAGGAATCGTATTACCTCGTCAGAAATcggtaaattttttaataactcctttataataattgttttaacttttttttttccccatcatcgtaaaatttaatacgGAGTATTAAGTAcggagtaaaagaaaaaaagaaaaaaaaaaaaaaaattataaaatatgaaatttatttcttaagcaaaagaggaaagaaaaaaagtgtcttgccaataaaatattttggatTTCGTTGGAAAAGGATTAATTTAGTGAAAAAGTGCATGAATTTTTTGAAGTGTAATGAAACAGATAAAAATGGAACAGAGAGCTGAGTAAAATGTGTTttctatgaataattaaaaaagttgtgtctgttcgatatgattaaaaattaaaattctatcttcaataatttcatttctatcgtaatgaatatatagaaattcgattagaatatttcaatttatattgcTAATATTgtactaattaattattttcaaacatgcactataattacgtagaatttcatcgattaatttcataaaacgtgtttatctctctcgtatgtaaattatttcagaTTTTACTGAacttgtaaagaaaaaattggcaTGTCCGGATCATAggcataattatttttattgataataatcaacgtttaatacataaaaattttctatatctttttcacaTTGATTGgtgaaaaaatatcaaataaaatgattctGGTCTAttgtaacattattttctttttttaatttatcgctATTTTATAGTAACAAAATGGCTATGGACGTGGCGATGCGCGGCACTTTTGTGTACAATAGCCTTAATTCTTGTGACCATGATCGTCGTGAGTTCTGTACTTCTCACAAATACTTCTCGTAGATACGATGTCCTACCGACTCCAATTTTCCCGGAAATACCAGATTCTTCTCTCGAGGGTAATATATCGACgttcgtaattaaaaaattatttctcttataagatatatattataagagatGTTTATATACGTGTGTTGTATATGATTATCGttgtctttttgtttctacAGTTGTTATATGATCGCTCTTATCAAGACTTTAGTTTTATCGCTATAATGATTacattaattactattattattactaatattctTACCAATATAACTAGCATCAATGaaactatctatctttattattaatatgatacgGTGAAACattatagattaataaatatattagttCAAAAATTGATTGCTCTGCTGCACCAacgtgatataaaaaaatattgactcACCAAGTAAAAGTATGAAGGAGTATCgttatctaaataaaaacaaattcattttAGGTGTTGTAATAGACAACGTACGATTTgtcgaaagaaacgaatggGGAGCACAGCCACCAACACAACCTTTGACGAAGATGAAACCACCCGTCCCTTATGTTATCATCAGCCACACGGCCACTGAATTTTGTACGACACAATCGGAATGTACTTTACATGTGAGATTTGCACAGACCTTTCACATTGAATCAAGAAAGTGGTCGGACATAGCGTATAATTTTCTCGTTGGTGGTGACGGTCTTGCTTACGTTGGACGCAGTTGGGATTATATGGGTGCCCATGCCTTTGGTTACAACAATAGAAGTATAGGAATATCTTTCATCGGTACATTTAACTCTGTAGTACCACCGAAGACTCAATTACACGCCGCTCAGAGGATCATCGAGTTAGGCGTTAAAGCCGGAAAAATTGCTAAGGATTATAAATTACTTGGCCATCGACAAGTATCGAAAACTTTAAGTCCTGGTGACGCACTTTACAGCATCATAAAAACATGGCCTCATTGGGTACCTCGTCCTTAAATACCCTTGTCGCGATTTTAATGACAGaactcttttactttttcaaacATATCGCTCAAATAAGTTTATCTATATAGtctacttattattttttttattgtccatttcttttttttttttttccttttccttttctatctcttttatgtatatataacgaaCGAATATTCGTTGTTGTCAATGGCTCGTAATCGTTGAACTGATCATTCCAACGATTTTCTGGACGATACATTATATgtgataaaatatacaataaatataataaagtcgATTGCATCCGTGATGCATATtcatacataataattaatatagagTTATTAGCGCGTCAGCATGTTTCATTTTATAGCGCGCTAGAATTCGTCACTCGTAAGTGCCAATATTTACCATCTCAATACCTCGTACttgaacttttctttttttaagaaacttCTTTCACGTGTAGTACATTATaagtatgcgtgtgtgtatgtgtctgtttTAAGTTTGGATGAatgcatgtatataattttcacaATTTGGTTTCTTCTTctggaattttatattttatctgagCTTCGGACGAgatattcttcattttatttcaatttaatgcGAATGAAAGGATCCAACGATTTAGTGCAATTGTATGTactacattatttataataaacctcatatcataaatattatatagcgattattaaatataattaatgtaaaataaacttAATTCACTGAAGAagataatgtttatttaaactttcgttttttgaattatttttctaacaagTAATAACGTGGATATGGCAAATACTactaatttcttatttctttataaactttgttttcataatcaatttattaacaCGCATAAAtgcacacatatgtatatatgtgtgtacatttaaaagatacatgaatattatttaaggCAACAAAAGACAACATAATTATATCCATGAACCCAGCATGGActtttattctaaatattttctaagcttttctttctttctttctttctttctctctcactctcactctctctctctctctctctctgcgtgtgtataagtatacatacatatatttctcaaAATCAGTACAAAGTTCAATTCGCCTTTGGTGCGTAATAGAAGCTGtgattcaattaaataatataagctACATCGTTAGAAATAACTTCGATCACTTTTAACtacaaaatatgtatttgtagttcttcattaaacgaaaaaaatgacaaGCAGCTGTATAGAAGATATGGAAATATGCGACAATCTAATAGCATTAGATGTAATATATTAGTGAGATAGCTTTTAAACaacacatttaaatatatttctatgccAATTATTGTCGGTTTCCCAGAGTAATTGAATGGTACCGCTTagagatatattaaatttattttattttaaacctAAAATCCACTCTGCAACTCCGAGGTAGTAAACGGTTTGTGCAATTCCAAATAATGGTGCTATGACAATCATTCTGCATGCACCTCCTTTAAAGAATGCAACTGGTCCTTCGTTAACAAGTGTTTTCCTGTAAGCAAATAATTGGATAATTGAAactaatatcatatatatatataaaaaaaaataaaaaaaacaaccaCAAATTTACTAACCTAATGCAATCTATTACTCCATCATATGTAGGTTCACCGGGTGCT
Coding sequences within:
- the LOC124952988 gene encoding peptidoglycan-recognition protein LE-like isoform X2, giving the protein MVTLIQHQQTGDNNLYQKEQDHRIISVSSQLESSRESPNCRVKFDQLKSTKDNNNTVITTPVTNCNGNIGDTSTQCSDIDYKNNVVICCENNADNEEKEEKEEEVEEEEEEEDDDDTDLEEGEEGWETDLPVSTIVQHHQQQVAVPNGNIILPNADPSTFGDICVKNSTNVHLGNKTFYKGPVTIKQFVYTNPTSVQGQETTTEYDGARASDANASDLSSSKTDHGLNRPILSQKNDYDRGVVIDNVRFVERNEWGAQPPTQPLTKMKPPVPYVIISHTATEFCTTQSECTLHVRFAQTFHIESRKWSDIAYNFLVGGDGLAYVGRSWDYMGAHAFGYNNRSIGISFIGTFNSVVPPKTQLHAAQRIIELGVKAGKIAKDYKLLGHRQVSKTLSPGDALYSIIKTWPHWVPRP
- the LOC124952988 gene encoding peptidoglycan-recognition protein LC-like isoform X1; translation: MVTLIQHQQTGDNNLYQKEQDHRIISVSSQLESSRESPNCRVKFDQLKSTKDNNNTVITTPVTNCNGNIGDTSTQCSDIDYKNNVVICCENNADNEEKEEKEEEVEEEEEEEDDDDTDLEEGEEGWETDLPVSTIVQHHQQQVAVPNGNIILPNADPSTFGDICVKNSTNVHLGNKTFYKGPVTIKQFVYTNPTSVQGQETTTEYDGARASDANASDLSSSKTDHGLNRPILSQKNDYDRVTKWLWTWRCAALLCTIALILVTMIVVSSVLLTNTSRRYDVLPTPIFPEIPDSSLEGVVIDNVRFVERNEWGAQPPTQPLTKMKPPVPYVIISHTATEFCTTQSECTLHVRFAQTFHIESRKWSDIAYNFLVGGDGLAYVGRSWDYMGAHAFGYNNRSIGISFIGTFNSVVPPKTQLHAAQRIIELGVKAGKIAKDYKLLGHRQVSKTLSPGDALYSIIKTWPHWVPRP